In Vicia villosa cultivar HV-30 ecotype Madison, WI unplaced genomic scaffold, Vvil1.0 ctg.000832F_1_1, whole genome shotgun sequence, the following proteins share a genomic window:
- the LOC131631487 gene encoding cytokinin dehydrogenase 3-like, translated as MSYPFPIYFILLIITIPRLISTVGKTEQWKSSLPTELSTTNNNISEKIITNPKALEEASTDYGNLVHELPAAVFRPTTVNDIATLIKLSFNSSVPFRIAARGQGHSTRGQAMARDGVVVDIKGLRERGDVRNNIKMKNVNEGIKVFGDAKVGYYVDVGGEQLWIDVLYETLEYGLAPVSWTDYLYLTVGGTLSNAGISGQTFRYGPQISTVHQLDVVTGKGEFVTCSKQKNSELFHGVLGGLGQFGIITKARIALEAAPKRVKWIRLLYSDFTDFTKDQESLILSKKSKLDYLEGMVLMHQGPINNWRSSFFPLTDHHRILSLVTQHRVLYCLEIAKYYDHHSQNTLNKEIQTLVQGLNYIPGFYYEKNVSFVEFLNRVRSGELKLQSQGLWDVPHPWLNMFVPKSRIMDFNLGVFNNIIQKRNITTGPVLVYPMNRNKWDSKMSATIPDNEDEIFYAVGFLHSSGFDNWKAFDAQNIEILKFCKDAEIKYKLYLPHYSTQEEWRNHFGPKKWKSFVQRKYEFDPRMILSPGQRIFNNN; from the exons aTGAGTTACCCTTTTCCAATATACTTCATTCTCTTAATAATAACCATCCCACGTTTAATATCCACTGTTGGAAAAACCGAGCAATGGAAATCATCACTACCAACAGAGTTAtccacaacaaacaacaacatatCTGAAAAAATCATAACCAACCCAAAAGCCCTTGAAGAAGCTTCAACCGACTACGGCAACCTCGTACACGAATTACCAGCCGCGGTGTTTCGTCCGACAACTGTGAACGACATAGCAACTCTCATCAAGCTGTCGTTCAACAGTTCTGTCCCTTTTCGTATAGCGGCAAGAGGACAAGGTCATTCGACGCGCGGACAAGCCATGGCACGTGACGGAGTCGTTGTGGACATAAAAGGGTTAAGAGAAAGAGGAGATGTTAGGAAtaatattaaaatgaaaaatgTTAATGAGGGGATTAAGGTATTTGGAGATGCTAAGGTTGGATACTATGTGGATGTTGGTGGGGAACAACTGTGGATTGATGTTTTATATGAAACACTTGAATATGGACTTGCACCTGTTTCTTGGACTGATTATCTTTACTTGACTGTTGGTGGAACACTCTCTAATGCTGGAATTAGTGGACAAACGTTTCGTTATGGACCTCAAATTTCCACTGTTCATCAATTGGATGTTGTTACTG GAAAAGGAGAATTTGTAACATGCTCTAAACAGAAGAATTCAGAACTATTTCACGGTGTCCTTGGTGGTTTAGGACAATTTGGAATAATCACAAAGGCAAGAATAGCTCTTGAGGCAGCACCAAAGAGG GTAAAATGGATTAGACTTTTGTATAGTGATTTTACAGATTTTACTAAAGATCAAGAAAGTTTAATTTTAAGCAAAAAGAGTAAATTGGATTATTTGGAAGGGATGGTGTTAATGCATCAAGGACCCATAAATAATTggagatcttctttcttccctttAACCGACCATCACAGGATACTTTCCCTAGTTACTCAACATAGGGTCCTCTATTGTTTGGAAATTGCCAAATACTATGATCACCATTCTCAAAACACTCTCAACAAG GAAATTCAAACATTGGTACAAGGACTAAACTATATCCCTGgattttattatgaaaaaaatgTATCATTTGTTGAGTTCTTGAATAGAGTGAGAAGTGGAGAGTTGAAGCTTCAATCACAAGGACTATGGGATGTTCCTCATCCATGGCTTAACATGTTTGTTCCAAAATCAAGAATCATGGATTTTAATCTAGGTGTTTTCAACAACATAATTCAAAAAAGAAACATCACCACAGGACCTGTCTTAGTTTATCCAATGAATAGAAACAA gTGGGACAGTAAGATGTCAGCAACAATACCAGATAATGAGGATGAAATATTTTATGCCGTTGGATTTTTGCACTCAAGTGGATTTGATAACTGGAAAGCCTTTGATGCACAAAAcatagaaattttgaaattttgcaaAGATGCTGAAATTAAGTATAAGTTATATCTTCCCCACTACAGCACACAGGAAGAGTGGAGAAACCATTTTGGACCTAAAAAATGGAAAAGTTTTGTACAAAGAAAATATGAGTTTGATCCAAGAATGATTCTATCACCTGGACAAAGAATCTTCAACAAtaattaa